From a region of the Cucumis sativus cultivar 9930 chromosome 6, Cucumber_9930_V3, whole genome shotgun sequence genome:
- the LOC101205679 gene encoding pumilio homolog 1: MFGGNEGSFGDELETEIGLLLREQRRQEADDRERELNLYRSGSAPPTVEGSLSAVGGLVGGIAGSANAFAEITGSKNGNGFVSEEQLRSDPAYLSYYYSNVNLNPRLPPPLISKEDWKSAQRLKGANLGLGGIGDTRRSNVGPDNINRSLFSMPPGFNARKQATEVELDKGRGAAEWGGDGLIGLPGLGLGTKQKSLAEIFQDDMGRTTPVTGLPSRPASRNAFDDNVETMGATDELANLRHDLMISEVMRTGANGQSSSAGQSIGAPSSYTYAAAVGASLSRSNTPDPQLVARAPSPCLTPIGGGRVGASEKRNIASPNSFNGVSSGINESSDLVSALSGMNLSPDDTINEEGHLLSQIKQDSNNQQGYAYGLQGGQNHIKQQSFAKKTESGGQPRSSFSDLNDNNGGGPNSSRDRHAELKQSSVPSANSYLKGGSHASSHNNGAQYQHVDGTNLTYQNFGLSGYSISPPLASMMPGQLGSGNLPTLFENVASASALGASGLESRVLGGSLASATNLTSSAPDSHILGKLGGQMSGNALQASFVDPIYLQYLRTSEYAAQLGALNDPSLDRNYLGNSYMNQLELQKAYVGALLSPPKSQYNVPFSGKSGVSNHHGYFGNPAFGVHMSYPGSPMASPVLSNSPVGPGSPIRHNDLHLRYPSAARNLGGVMSPWHLDVGNINESFSSSLLEEFKSNKTKCFELSEIAGHVFEFSGDQYGSRFIQQKLETATADEKNMIYQEIMPQALALMTDVFGNYVIQKFFEHGLAAQRRELANKLFGHVLTLSLQMYGCRVIQKAIEVVDLDQKIKMVGELDGHVMRCVRDQNGNHVIQKCIECVPESAIHFIVSTFFDQVVTLSTHPYGCRVIQRVLEHCKDETTQSRVMEEILGSVSMLAQDQYGNYVVQHVLEHGKSHERSAIIKELAGRIVQMSQQKFASNVVEKCLTFGGPTERQLLVSEMLGTTDENEPLQAMMKDQFANYVVQKVLETCDDQQRELILSRIKVHLNALKKYTYGKHIVARVEKLVAAGERRIAAQSSPHPSLVT, translated from the exons ATGTTTGGTGGAAACGAAGGATCGTTTGGTGATGAATTAGAGACGGAGATAGGGTTATTACTTCGTGAACAGCGTCGGCAAGAGGCTGATGATCGTGAACGCGAGCTGAATTTGTATAGAAGTGGATCAGCTCCGCCGACTGTTGAAGGCTCTTTGAGTGCGGTGGGTGGTTTGGTTGGTGGGATTGCTGGTTCTGCTAATGCTTTTGCGGAAATAACTGGTTCTAAGAATGGGAATGGTTTTGTATCAGAAGAGCAGCTTAGGTCTGATCCAGCTTACTTGTCATACTATTACTCAAATGTGAATCTTAATCCTCGGCTTCCACCTCCGTTGATTTCGAAGGAGGATTGGAAGTCTGCGCAGAGGTTGAAAGGGGCAAATTTGGGGTTGGGAGGGATTGGAGATACGAGGCGATCGAATGTTGGACCTGATAACATCAACAGATCCTTGTTTTCTATGCCTCCTGGGTTTAATGCTAGGAAACAAGCAACTGAGGTTGAGTTGGACAAAGGGCGTGGTGCGGCTGAGTGGGGTGGCGACGGTTTGATTGGTTTACCTGGTTTAGGACTTGGAACCAAACAGAAGAGTCTAGCTGAAATCTTTCAG GATGACATGGGACGCACGACTCCTGTTACTGGGCTGCCATCCCGTCCGGCCAGCCGCAATGCCTTTGACGATAACGTCGAGACTATGGGTGCTACCGATGAGCTGGCCAATTTGCGCCATGATTTAATGATTTCTGAAGTTATGCGAACGGGTGCAAATGGTCAGAGCTCCTCTGCTGGTCAAAGTATTGGAGCACCTTCTTCGTACACTTATGCAGCTGCTGTGGGTGCTTCATTGTCAAGAAGCAACACACCTGATCCTCAGCTTGTTGCAAGGGCTCCCAGTCCTTGTCTCACTCCTATTGGAGGTGGGAGAGTTGGAGCTTCTGAGAAAAGGAACATTGCAAGCCCAAATTCATTTAATGGAGTTTCATCTGGAATCAACGAGTCTTCAGATTTGGTTTCAGCTTTATCTGGTATGAACTTGTCACCGGATGACACCATAAATGAAGAAGGGCATTTGCTATCTCAAATCAAACAAGATAGTAATAACCAACAGGGCTATGCATATGGCTTGCAAGGTGGTCAGAATCATATTAAGCAACAGTCATTTGCTAAGAAGACTGAGTCTGGAGGTCAACCCAGATCTTCATTCTCGGACTTAAATGACAACAATGGTGGGGGACCCAACTCCTCCAGAGACAGACATGCTGAACTCAAACAGTCTTCTGTTCCTTCTGCGAACTCGTACTTGAAAGGTGGTTCACATGCTTCATCTCATAACAACGGAGCTCAGTATCAGCATGTCGACGGCACAAATTTGACTTATCAGAACTTTGGCCTGAGTGGATATTCAATTAGTCCACCTTTGGCATCTATGATGCCTGGTCAACTTGGCTCTGGTAATTTACCAACattgtttgaaaatgttgCCTCAGCTTCAGCTTTGGGAGCCTCTGGTTTGGAGTCACGAGTTCTTGGTGGAAGTTTAGCTTCTGCAACTAACTTGACTTCTTCTGCTCCGGATTCACATATTCTTGGTAAACTAGGTGGTCAAATGTCTGGTAATGCTCTTCAGGCATCCTTTGTAGATCCCATTTATCTTCAATACTTGAGGACATCTGAATATGCAGCACAACTGGGTGCTTTAAATGATCCTTCTCTTGATAGAAATTATCTGGGCAATTCATATATGAATCAGCTAGAACTGCAGAAGGCTTACGTGGGGGCCCTTCTATCACCTCCAAAATCGCAATATAATGTCCCATTCAGTGGTAAATCTGGTGTTTCAAATCATCATGGTTATTTCGGAAATCCAGCTTTTGGAGTTCATATGTCATATCCTGGAAGTCCTATGGCTAGTCCTGTCCTTTCTAACTCACCTGTAGGACCTGGTAGTCCTATCAGGCATAATGATCTCCATCTGCGCTATCCTTCGGCTGCAAGGAACTTAGGTGGTGTTATGAGTCCTTGGCATCTGGATGTTGGAAATATTAACGAAAgcttttcatcttctttactAGAGGAGTTCAAAAGCAATAAGACAAAATGTTTTGAACTTTCTGAAATTGCGGGTCATGTGTTTGAATTCAG TGGGGATCAATATGGGAGCCGATTCATTCAGCAAAAACTTGAAACAGCTACTGctgatgaaaaaaatatgatttatcaGGAAATTATGCCGCAAGCTCTTGCTCTGATGACGGATGTCTTTGGAAATTATGTGATTCAAAAG TTCTTTGAGCATGGACTTGCAGCACAGCGAAGAGAATTGGCCAATAAGCTTTTTGGTCATGTACTTACACTGAGTCTTCAGATGTATGGTTGTCGAGTGATCCAGAAG GCAATTGAAGTAGTAGATCTGGACCAAAAGATTAAAATGGTCGGAGAGCTTGATGGGCATGTCATGCGCTGTGTACGGGATCAGAATGGGAATCATGTTATACAAAAGTGTATAGAATGTGTCCCAGAGTCAGCAATCCATTTTAtagtttcaacattttttgaTCAAGTTGTGACACTCTCAACTCACCCATACGGGTGTCGTGTGATACAG AGAGTTCTTGAACACTGCAAGGACGAAACTACTCAGAGTCGAGTTATGGAGGAAATTCTAGGATCTGTTAGCATGTTGGCACAAGACCAATATGGAAATTATGTTGTTCAG CATGTATTGGAGCATGGAAAATCTCATGAGCGTTCTGCAATTATTAAGGAATTGGCTGGTAGAATAGTACAAATGAGTCAGCAGAAGTTTGCATCCAATGTCGTTGAGAAATGCTTAACCTTTGGTGGTCCTACAGAACGCCAGCTGTTGGTGAGCGAAATGCTTGGAACTACAGATGAAAATGAGCCCCTACAG GCTATGATGAAAGATCAATTCGCAAACTATGTTGTCCAAAAAGTGCTTGAGACTTGTGACGACCAACAGCGTGAACTGATTCTCTCTCGAATCAAAGTTCATCTCAATGCACTGAAGAAATATACTTACGGGAAGCACATTGTTGCCCGCGTAGAGAAACTTGTTGCGGCTGGAG AAAGGAGAATTGCAGCTCAGTCTTCTCCACACCCTTCTTTGGTGACttag